The following coding sequences lie in one Arachis ipaensis cultivar K30076 chromosome B05, Araip1.1, whole genome shotgun sequence genomic window:
- the LOC107643655 gene encoding ribonuclease 1 has translation MEFKESILIKLVVMLQCLTLVLCASQDFLTMMCGTYIIEVWPGSYCDTQQSCCYPTSGKPDADFGIHGLWPNYNDGSYPSNCDSSNPFQQSQVSNLISTMQKEWPTLACPSGNGIQFWSHEWDKHGTCSESLLNQHDYFEAALNLKQKANLLQALTSAGINPDGGFYSLSSIKNAISDSIGFTPFIECNSDSSGNSQLYQVYLCVDTNASSFIDCPVFPHGKCASNIEFSSF, from the exons ATGGAGTTTAAAGAGTCTATTTTGATTAAACTTGTGGTGATGTTACAGTGTTTGACGTTAGTTCTATGTGCTTCACAGGATTTTCTTACGATGATGTGTGGGACTTACATTATTGAAGTT TGGCCAGGATCATACTGCGACACACAGCAGAGCTGTTGCTACCCAACAAGTGGGAAGCCTGATGCAGATTTTGGGATTCATGGTCTTTGGCCAAATTACAATGATGGTTCATACCCATCTAACTGTGATTCTAGCAACCCCTTTCAGCAATCTCAG GTATCAAATTTGATAAGCACCATGCAAAAGGAATGGCCCACACTAGCGTGCCCAAGCGGGAATGGAATACAATTCTGGTCCCATGAATGGGACAAACATGGAACTTGCTCAGAGTCACTACTTAACCAACATGACTATTTTGAAGCAGCTCTTAACCTTAAACAAAAAGCTAACCTCCTCCAAGCTCTTACCAGTGCAg GTATAAATCCAGATGGGGGATTCTACAGTTTGAGCAGCATTAAGAATGCAATAAGTGATTCAATTGGGTTCACTCCATTCATTGAGTGCAATTCAGACTCATCCGGTAACAGCCAGCTTTACCAAGTTTACTTGTGTGTGGACACTAATGCTTCAAGCTTCATTGACTGCCCTGTTTTTCCACATGGAAAATGTGCCTCCAATATTGAGTTCTCATCTTTTTGA